A stretch of Bos taurus isolate L1 Dominette 01449 registration number 42190680 breed Hereford chromosome 5, ARS-UCD2.0, whole genome shotgun sequence DNA encodes these proteins:
- the LOC781439 gene encoding N6-adenosine-methyltransferase TMT1A, whose translation MALTIFILRLAVCILAFPMYLLDFLGLWNWICKQWFPYFLARFTVMYNKQMESKKQELFSNLREFTGPSGKLSLLELGCGTGANFKFYPSGCQVTCVDPNPNFEKFLIKSIAQNRHLQFERFIVAAGENMHQVASGSMDVVVCTLVLCSVKNQEQILQEVCRVLRPVSAGMRRAA comes from the coding sequence ATGGCGCTCACCATTTTTATCCTCCGGCTGGCTGTCTGcatcctggcatttcccatgTACCTGCTGGACTTTCTGGGCTTGTGGAACTGGATATGCAAACAGTGGTTCCCCTACTTCCTGGCAAGGTTCACTGTGATGTAcaataaacagatggagagcaAAAAGCAGGAGCTCTTCAGCAACCTGCGGGAGTTCACGGGCCCCTCTGGGAAGCTCTCCTTGCTGGAGCTGGGCTGTGGCACGGGGGCCAACTTCAAGTTCTACCCCTCTGGATGCCAGGTGACCTGTGTTGATCCCAACCCCAACTTTGAGAAGTTCTTGATCAAGAGCATTGCCCAGAACCGACACCTGCAGTTTGAGCGCTTCATAGTGGCTGCCGGGGAGAACATGCACCAGGTGGCCTCAGGCTCCATGGATGTGGTGGTCTGCACCCTGGTGCTCTGCTCGGTGAAGAACCAGGAGCAGATCCTCCAGGAAGTGTGCCGAGTGCTGAGGCCGGTGAGTGCGGGCATGAGGAGGGCTGCTTAG